The following proteins are encoded in a genomic region of Magnolia sinica isolate HGM2019 chromosome 1, MsV1, whole genome shotgun sequence:
- the LOC131256589 gene encoding umecyanin-like, translating to MGYYMGLIGCVVIGLIAFLLECNAAGTTHVVGGDLGWTIAASGAQFYVNWAAPKMFMIGDTLSFNFNAQMHDVAQVTKADYDACTYANPIGAIIRTSPANVPLNTTGEHYYICTFQGHCAAGQKLAINVVSSGTGAPSPTPTVTTGPSAPPTGSTELPCPPDVPTSPSLPPMEFTGPSSSPTMDPSSASSLVVRFVVMGMITILSVIFF from the exons atgggttattACATGGGTTTGATTGGGTGTGTGGTTATTGGTCTTATAGCCTTTTTGCTTGAGTGCAATGCTGCCGGTACAACCCATGTTGTGGGTGGCGATTTGGGTTGGACCATCGCAGCATCCGGAGCTCAGTTCTACGTTAACTGGGCTGCACCCAAGATGTTCATGATCGGCGACACTCTAT CCTTCAATTTCAATGCTCAGATGCATGACGTCGCCCAAGTAACAAAGGCTGACTATGATGCCTGTACTTACGCTAACCCCATTGGTGCCATCATAAGAACAAGCCCGGCAAATGTTCCTCTCAACACCACCGGCGAGCACTACTACATCTGCACGTTCCAGGGGCACTGCGCAGCTGGCCAGAAGCTAGCCATTAATGTCGTCTCCTCCGGTACTGGCGCCCCATCACCAACACCAACAGTTACCACTGGGCCATCAGCCCCACCTACAGGGTCCACTGAACTTCCATGCCCGCCCGACGTTCCAACGAGCCCATCTCTCCCACCGATGGAATTCACAGGCCCTTCGTCCTCACCGACAATGGATCCCAGCTCTGCATCGTCTCTTGTAGTCCGTTTCGTAGTTATGGGAATGATCACGATCTTGTCTGTCATCTTCTTTTAG
- the LOC131217869 gene encoding umecyanin-like produces MGYYMGLIGCVVIGLIASLLECTAAGTTHVVGGDLGWTIPASGVQFYVNWAAPKTLMIGDILSFNFNAQMHDVAQVTKADYDACTYANPIGAIIRTSPANVPLNTTGEHYYICTFQGHCAAGQKLAINVVSSGTVAPSPTPTVTTGPSAPPTGSTELPCPPDVPTSPSLPPMEFTGPSSSPTMNPSSASSLAVRFAVMGMITILSIIFF; encoded by the exons atgggttattACATGGGTTTGATTGGGTGTGTGGTTATTGGTCTTATAGCATCTTTGCTTGAGTGCACTGCTGCCGGTACAACCCATGTTGTGGGTGGCGATTTGGGTTGGACCATCCCAGCATCGGGAGTTCAGTTCTACGTTAACTGGGCTGCACCCAAGACGCTCATGATCGGCGACATTCTAT CCTTCAATTTCAATGCTCAGATGCATGATGTCGCCCAAGTAACAAAGGCTGACTACGATGCCTGTACTTACGCCAACCCCATTGGTGCCATCATAAGAACAAGCCCGGCAAATGTTCCTCTCAACACCACCGGCGAGCACTACTACATCTGCACGTTCCAGGGGCACTGCGCAGCTGGCCAGAAGCTAGCCATTAATGTCGTCTCCTCCGGTACTGTCGCCCCATCACCAACACCAACAGTTACCACTGGGCCATCAGCCCCACCTACAGGGTCCACTGAACTTCCATGCCCGCCCGACGTTCCAACTAGCCCATCTCTCCCACCGATGGAATTCACAGGCCCTTCGTCCTCACCGACAATGAATCCCAGCTCTGCATCGTCTCTTGCAGTCCGTTTCGCAGTTATGGGAATGATCACGATCTTGTCTATCATCTTCTTTTAG